In the Deinococcus ficus genome, one interval contains:
- a CDS encoding cytochrome c biogenesis CcdA family protein has product MVSSSAPSLTVAFLAGLVSFLSPCVLPLVPSYLGVLGGAKAPWSRALGFIAGFGLVFIALGATASSVGALLAPQKVLLGQISGALIVFFGLVMLGVVRFPWLMRDTRALADAGGYGPVALGAAFAFGWSPCLGPALGSILGLAASSASLGQGVTLLAVYTLGLAVPFLLAALVWDRWNLRRLNRFAGVFEKVGGVVLIAVGTLMLTGQFTRLAAFFLEVTPEWLKL; this is encoded by the coding sequence ATGGTTTCGTCGTCTGCACCGTCGCTCACGGTGGCGTTTCTGGCCGGTCTGGTGTCCTTCCTGAGTCCCTGCGTGCTGCCGCTGGTGCCCAGCTACCTGGGCGTGCTGGGCGGCGCGAAGGCGCCCTGGTCGCGGGCGCTGGGGTTCATCGCCGGGTTCGGGCTGGTGTTCATCGCGCTGGGTGCCACGGCCAGCAGCGTGGGCGCCCTGCTGGCCCCGCAGAAGGTGCTGCTGGGGCAGATTTCCGGAGCGCTGATCGTGTTCTTCGGACTGGTGATGCTGGGCGTGGTGCGCTTCCCGTGGCTGATGCGCGACACCCGCGCCCTGGCGGACGCCGGCGGGTACGGCCCGGTGGCGCTGGGCGCGGCCTTCGCGTTCGGGTGGAGCCCCTGCCTGGGCCCGGCGCTGGGCAGCATCCTGGGCCTGGCGGCCAGCAGCGCCAGCCTGGGCCAGGGCGTGACGCTGCTGGCGGTGTACACGCTGGGACTGGCCGTGCCGTTCCTGCTGGCGGCGCTGGTGTGGGACCGCTGGAACCTGCGGCGCCTCAACCGCTTCGCCGGGGTGTTCGAGAAGGTGGGCGGCGTGGTCCTGATCGCGGTGGGCACCCTGATGCTCACGGGGCAGTTCACGCGGCTGGCGGCGTTCTTCCTGGAGGTCACGCCCGAATGGCTGAAGTTGTGA